The following are from one region of the Candidatus Krumholzibacteriia bacterium genome:
- a CDS encoding TldD/PmbA family protein, with product MPHELPSEKECRRLAERALGFATAEDASVSFVFEQASNTRFANNEITTSGAGDEITVVVTATKETRTGRVTMNETSDEALQRAMRRAEELAGFLPADPEYVGSLPPQKYLDIRAWDDATARTGAAERLPGVRAVVEPASKEKMNSSGFSTDSAVVRCVANKAGNFGWFRSTVATFSATVRTADGTGSGWAEQSAWRAKDMEFDAVAAKALRKARESAQPKMLEPGDYTVILEPAAVASFLGSVGFGLSARAAEEGRSFFAKTGGGTRLGEKLFHDSVTLRSDPTDPRRPGLPWGGGGFGGGGGGGGFGGGAEAALATQPIAWIERGVVTNLSYDRYWAKKSDREPTPPAGNLVLEGGEETLESLIGSTDRGVLVTNFWYIRSVNPQTLQATGLTRDGVWWIENGKIQHPVMNFRFNESPAVLLANVLGMTKAVRAGNMVAPAIKASAFTFSSLSDAV from the coding sequence ATGCCGCACGAACTGCCGAGCGAGAAGGAGTGCCGGCGCCTGGCGGAACGCGCCTTGGGCTTCGCGACCGCCGAGGACGCCTCGGTCTCCTTCGTCTTCGAACAAGCGTCGAACACCCGCTTCGCCAACAACGAGATCACCACCTCCGGCGCTGGCGACGAGATCACCGTCGTCGTCACCGCCACCAAGGAGACGCGGACTGGCCGGGTCACCATGAACGAGACGAGCGACGAAGCGCTGCAGCGCGCCATGCGCCGCGCCGAGGAACTCGCCGGCTTCCTGCCAGCCGATCCGGAGTACGTCGGCTCGCTGCCGCCGCAGAAGTACCTCGACATCCGCGCCTGGGACGATGCCACTGCCCGCACCGGCGCCGCCGAGCGGCTCCCCGGCGTGCGTGCCGTGGTCGAGCCGGCGTCGAAGGAGAAGATGAACAGCTCCGGCTTCTCCACCGACAGCGCCGTCGTGCGCTGCGTGGCCAACAAGGCCGGCAACTTCGGCTGGTTCCGCTCCACCGTCGCCACCTTCAGCGCCACCGTCCGCACCGCCGACGGCACCGGGTCGGGTTGGGCCGAGCAGTCGGCGTGGCGCGCCAAGGACATGGAGTTCGACGCCGTGGCGGCAAAGGCGTTACGCAAGGCGCGGGAATCGGCGCAGCCGAAGATGCTGGAGCCCGGGGATTACACCGTGATCCTCGAGCCTGCGGCGGTGGCTTCCTTCCTGGGCAGCGTGGGCTTCGGCCTTTCGGCGCGCGCCGCTGAGGAAGGGCGCTCCTTCTTCGCCAAGACAGGCGGTGGCACCCGGCTCGGCGAGAAGCTCTTTCACGACTCCGTGACGCTCCGCAGCGATCCCACCGATCCGCGGCGGCCCGGGCTGCCGTGGGGCGGCGGCGGTTTCGGCGGGGGCGGAGGAGGCGGTGGCTTCGGCGGCGGCGCCGAGGCGGCCCTCGCCACGCAACCCATCGCCTGGATCGAGCGTGGCGTGGTGACGAATCTCTCGTACGATCGCTACTGGGCCAAGAAGAGCGACCGAGAGCCCACGCCTCCGGCGGGAAACCTCGTTCTCGAAGGTGGCGAGGAGACCCTCGAGTCCCTCATCGGCTCCACCGATCGCGGTGTGCTCGTCACCAACTTCTGGTACATCCGCTCGGTGAACCCGCAGACGCTGCAAGCCACCGGGCTCACGCGCGATGGCGTCTGGTGGATCGAGAACGGCAAGATCCAGCACCCGGTGATGAACTTCCGCTTCAACGAGAGTCCCGCGGTGCTGCTGGCGAACGTGCTGGGCATGACCAAAGCCGTGCGGGCGGGGAACATGGTTGCTCCCGCCATCAAGGCCAGCGCCTTCACTTTCTCCAGCCTGAGCGACGCGGTGTAG